The following proteins are encoded in a genomic region of Cryptomeria japonica chromosome 11, Sugi_1.0, whole genome shotgun sequence:
- the LOC131066428 gene encoding L-type lectin-domain containing receptor kinase IX.1-like, producing MAKLFSFFFLFFFCGTFQLRTNGWSELNFTCPAWTNVLLQGIALPASLGDIQYVSLTPSLFISTSESGFATYNKIVPLWNNSDSYHPLANFTTHFSFSQTVGIVSRAGIVFFMASSDLKPPVNATGLFNQTSHGNFSNHIVAVGFDSFINHFEFVDNIVKINVNNVVCMVNISANNPCVDDGVRCDAWIDYDGVAKKLQVFLACLKNSSRIFALKPTIPILSYKIDLTQILPQNVTVGFSASTDFYSVMAHDIYSWEFSSLYSWEIHTQSKIPAYQTNRRSNAILSFIIACVAVVVITMVGLALLLTQWRHGNTNKLKSRELDKQFAQGPRKFSYAVLRAATKNFSNEQMLGKGGFGQVYRGILSPSKENVAVKRISQCSKQGQKEYISEVSIISKLRHRNLVQLHGWCHEKGRLLLVYEFLPNGSLDKYLFGEQSKGDLNWDLRYSIACDIASALLYLHEEWDQRVVHRDIKASNVMLDAQFKAKLGDFGLARVVERERGVSDTTVVAGTFGYLAPECVVTRKASLESDVFSFGAVCLEIACGRRAVDRSLDDHNWRLVEWVWDLYGKGKILDAADAKLGGNFYGDDMETVLLVGLLCSHPDPKARLSIRQVVDILKMKAPLPLLPLTYPETVYTTSHGPVFALSFIYDGTFRTAESSWNIESA from the coding sequence ATGGCAAAACTcttttcattcttcttccttttcttcttctgtgGCACTTTCCAATTGAGAACAAATGGATGGAGTGAACTGAACTTCACTTGCCCTGCCTGGACTAATGTCTTGCTGCAAGGAATAGCTTTACCTGCCTCTTTGGGGGACATCCAATATGTTTCTCTCACGCCATCGCTATTTATTTCAACTTCAGAGTCGGGCTTCGCGACTTACAACAAAATAGTTCCTCTATGGAATAACTCTGACTCTTATCACCCTCTCGCCAATTTCACTACCCACTTTTCTTTCTCTCAAACGGTTGGCATAGTATCCAGGGCTGGAATCGTTTTTTTCATGGCTTCTTCTGACTTGAAGCCGCCTGTAAATGCCACTGGTCTCTTTAATCAGACATCTCATGGCAACTTCTCCAATCATATTGTAGCGGTGGGGTTTGATTCGTTCATCAATCATTTCGAGTTTGTTGACAACATTGTAAAAATCAATGTGAATAATGTTGTTTGCATGGTTAATATCTCTGCCAACAATCCCTGTGTCGACGACGGCGTGAGATGTGACGCATGGATCGATTACGACGGGGTAGCAAAGAAACTCCAAGTATTTCTTGCATGTCTAAAAAATTCTTCACGAATTTTTGCGCTTAAACCCACAATACCGATCTTGTCGTATAAAATAGACCTCACTCAGATTCTTCCTCAGAATGTCACGGTTGGCTTCTCCGCTTCAACCGACTTTTATTCAGTGATGGCCCACGACATTTACAGTTGGGAGTTTTCTTCTCTGTATTCATGGGAAATTCACACGCAGTCCAAAATTCCAGCGTACCAGACAAATAGGAGAAGCAATGCTATTCTGTCGTTTATTATAGCCTGCGTGGCGGTGGTAGTGATAACAATGGTCGGTTTGGCGCTTCTCTTAACCCAGTGGCGGCATGGTAATACAAACAAGCTGAAAAGCAGAGAACTGGACAAACAGTTTGCTCAAGGCCCGCGTAAGTTTTCCTACGCTGTCCTCCGCGCTGCGACGAAGAACTTCAGCAATGAGCAGATGCTTGGAAAAGGAGGCTTCGGACAAGTCTACAGAGGCATCTTGTCTCCGTCAAAGGAAAACGTGGCAGTGAAAAGAATATCGCAATGCTCCAAACAAGGGCAAAAGGAATATATTTCAGAAGTGAGTATAATCTCTAAGCTGAGGCATCGGAACCTTGTGCAACTCCACGGATGGTGCCATGAAAAGGGCCGCCTGCTTCTTGTCTACGAGTTTCTGCCCAATGGAAGCCTTGACAAATATTTGTTTGGGGAGCAAAGCAAGGGTGATTTAAATTGGGATCTGAGGTACAGTATTGCCTGTGACATAGCCTCTGCTCTTCTATATCTTCACGAAGAGTGGGACCAGCGCGTTGTGCACAGAGATATAAAGGCCAGCAATGTAATGTTGGATGCCCAATTCAAAGCAAAGTTGGGGGATTTTGGGCTGGCGAGAGTGGTGGAACGTGAGCGTGGAGTCTCCGACACAACAGTGGTGGCAGGCACATTTGGTTATCTTGCACCCGAATGTGTCGTTACCAGAAAAGCAAGCTTAGAATCGGACGTCTTCAGCTTTGGAGCAGTGTGTCTGGAAATTGCGTGCGGAAGGAGGGCTGTGGATCGGAGCTTGGATGATCATAATTGGAGATTAGTCGAATGGGTGTGGGACTTGTATGGAAAGGGGAAGATTTTGGACGCCGCAGATGCAAAGCTGGGTGGAAATTTCTATGGCGATGACATGGAAACCGTGTTATTAGTGGGGTTGTTGTGCTCTCATCCAGATCCCAAAGCCAGACTGAGCATAAGACAGGTGGTTGATATCCTGAAAATGAAAGCTCCACTCCCTCTTCTTCC